A region from the Riemerella anatipestifer genome encodes:
- a CDS encoding HU family DNA-binding protein, translated as MNKSELIDVMAKDAEITKVAAKKALESFVNAVTETLKKKDGKVSLVGFGTFSVAERAARQGINPATKKAIKIPAKKVAKFKAGSELADAVAGAKKK; from the coding sequence ATGAACAAGTCTGAATTAATCGACGTAATGGCAAAAGATGCCGAAATCACAAAAGTAGCAGCTAAGAAAGCTCTAGAATCTTTCGTTAACGCTGTAACTGAAACTCTTAAGAAAAAAGATGGTAAAGTTTCTTTAGTTGGTTTTGGAACTTTTTCTGTAGCTGAAAGAGCTGCTAGACAAGGTATCAACCCTGCAACTAAGAAAGCTATTAAAATCCCTGCTAAAAAAGTAGCTAAATTTAAAGCTGGTTCTGAACTTGCTGACGCTGTAGCAGGTGCTAAGAAAAAATAA
- the pdxH gene encoding pyridoxamine 5'-phosphate oxidase, which produces MENLHDKRKVYDKGALLEEQVKPNPIEQFRDWFSDAEEHPAIAEANAMSISTIDKDGCPRTRMVLLKAYTWEGFIFYTNYDSQKGKAIEEHHKACLHFFYPPLERQITIKANIERLAENLSDGYFHSRPRGSQLGAVVSPQSQVIPDRNFLENKLQLLEKELEGKEIPRPENWGGYLAKPYEIEFWQGRPNRLHDRIVYKLIDDFDWQIVRLAP; this is translated from the coding sequence ATGGAAAATCTACACGATAAAAGAAAAGTTTATGATAAAGGTGCTTTGTTAGAAGAGCAAGTGAAACCTAACCCAATAGAGCAGTTTAGAGATTGGTTTTCTGATGCTGAAGAACACCCTGCCATTGCTGAGGCTAATGCTATGAGTATTTCTACCATAGATAAAGACGGTTGTCCTAGAACGAGAATGGTACTGCTAAAGGCGTACACTTGGGAAGGTTTTATTTTTTACACCAACTATGATAGCCAAAAAGGGAAAGCCATAGAGGAGCATCATAAAGCGTGTTTACATTTCTTTTATCCACCGTTAGAGCGTCAAATTACAATTAAAGCCAATATAGAACGCTTGGCAGAAAATTTAAGTGATGGTTATTTCCATTCTCGTCCTAGAGGAAGCCAGTTGGGAGCGGTAGTATCGCCACAAAGTCAAGTGATACCTGATAGAAATTTTCTAGAAAATAAACTTCAATTACTAGAAAAAGAACTAGAAGGAAAAGAAATCCCAAGACCCGAAAACTGGGGTGGCTACTTAGCAAAACCTTACGAAATAGAGTTTTGGCAGGGAAGACCTAACAGGTTACACGATAGAATAGTCTATAAATTAATTGATGATTTTGATTGGCAAATAGTTAGGTTAGCACCATAA
- a CDS encoding YqgE/AlgH family protein, with amino-acid sequence MNRSYKGKILISTPDVSGDIFSRSVVLIINHDEEGAFGLILNKKNPVLSHHFQKSLSPQLEVYSGGPVGTTQMFFIIKGNEPALDAEKITEGYTFTENASKVIGAIMMGTIAPEDIKIFYGYSGWGAMQLDTEIENKYWIPVENYEIDLTASFSHTLWKNIMENLGGLHLIWANTPEDVSMN; translated from the coding sequence ATGAATCGGTCTTACAAAGGTAAAATTTTAATTTCTACTCCTGATGTTTCTGGGGATATATTTTCTCGTTCGGTCGTTTTAATCATCAATCATGACGAGGAAGGAGCATTCGGACTTATTCTCAACAAGAAAAACCCTGTGTTAAGTCACCATTTTCAAAAATCCTTATCACCACAACTAGAAGTTTATTCAGGTGGTCCTGTGGGTACTACTCAAATGTTTTTTATTATTAAAGGAAATGAACCTGCCTTAGACGCCGAAAAGATTACAGAAGGTTACACCTTTACAGAAAATGCCTCTAAAGTCATCGGTGCAATCATGATGGGAACTATCGCCCCTGAGGATATAAAAATATTCTATGGTTATTCTGGTTGGGGAGCCATGCAATTGGACACAGAAATAGAGAATAAATATTGGATTCCTGTAGAAAACTATGAGATAGATTTAACTGCAAGTTTCAGCCACACTCTTTGGAAGAATATTATGGAGAACTTGGGAGGGCTTCACTTAATTTGGGCAAATACGCCCGAAGATGTTTCTATGAACTAA